A region of Moorena producens PAL-8-15-08-1 DNA encodes the following proteins:
- a CDS encoding PEP-CTERM sorting domain-containing protein (PEP-CTERM proteins occur, often in large numbers, in the proteomes of bacteria that also encode an exosortase, a predicted intramembrane cysteine proteinase. The presence of a PEP-CTERM domain at a protein's C-terminus predicts cleavage within the sorting domain, followed by covalent anchoring to some some component of the (usually Gram-negative) cell surface. Many PEP-CTERM proteins exhibit an unusual sequence composition that includes large numbers of potential glycosylation sites. Expression of one such protein has been shown restore the ability of a bacterium to form floc, a type of biofilm.), whose amino-acid sequence MKITKFLSSGLVLGSIVLGAVGQAQAADIFNSWLADEAHIYPKDTKWSGHAFWFPELDSGRFVFDTSGIFNEYDDGTANLLGTIVSELDDTKKWDVDIWFDSTPEPWGGPKKELPKSEYAENGGSVDTTTWRYYNMNETRATLTGVDFYDGKELNLYQRPENGKYSFQVGVGANGKNTNFGMSGWLGTTGSFTLTQADINVDLTPNPGGPSNSRPVPEPMTMGLLSLSLLGLSVTSLKRKSKKLV is encoded by the coding sequence ATGAAAATAACTAAATTTTTAAGCAGTGGATTAGTTTTAGGGTCTATAGTTTTAGGAGCAGTAGGACAAGCCCAGGCAGCTGATATCTTCAACTCCTGGTTAGCCGATGAAGCTCATATCTACCCAAAAGACACAAAGTGGTCAGGACACGCTTTCTGGTTTCCTGAGTTGGACTCAGGGAGATTTGTATTTGACACTTCAGGTATCTTTAATGAATACGATGATGGGACTGCTAATTTGTTGGGTACCATCGTTTCTGAGTTAGATGATACTAAAAAATGGGACGTTGATATTTGGTTCGATAGCACACCAGAACCTTGGGGAGGACCGAAAAAGGAACTACCGAAGTCTGAATACGCAGAAAATGGTGGCTCCGTGGATACTACTACTTGGCGCTACTATAACATGAATGAAACTCGGGCTACCTTAACTGGCGTAGATTTCTACGATGGCAAGGAACTGAATCTTTACCAAAGACCTGAAAATGGTAAATACTCCTTCCAGGTTGGGGTTGGAGCTAATGGCAAAAACACTAACTTTGGTATGTCTGGCTGGCTAGGTACTACGGGTTCTTTTACTCTTACCCAGGCTGATATTAATGTTGATCTAACTCCCAATCCTGGGGGTCCTTCCAATTCTCGACCTGTTCCTGAACCCATGACAATGGGCTTGTTAAGCCTAAGCTTACTGGGATTAAGTGTTACCTCATTAAAGCGCAAGTCTAAGAAATTGGTGTGA